The following proteins are encoded in a genomic region of Neorickettsia risticii str. Illinois:
- a CDS encoding ankyrin repeat domain-containing protein → MMYTEICKAIECGDVATLKLLIQAAEVEGASDTATTEGESLWSAVDSEGRSILQLAVEARNAEVLKCVTEGLSGNCLVALCAKKTNADCSPFPESTPLHTAIALGDLKILGLLLDKISNARGQDGEVPSSSIAAWHTVNANDRTPLAAALASGNIEVVRLVLRAMKTLERNIWRSDGTPIPLISGIVGIDDIRVRGDNALNIAVSTGNPAIVKALVDVLTPEELVRLLTRCNLVGDTALDQAAREGNAEIVRILLKKLGALYKTWIHTPFQVVVESCAESKDEETREKVPDHFSMRLLGNAISSGNAQVVKELLGPLPAEDRYMWLSRTSWGYSLAPLHLAFSLGAHECVGVMLDSLVFGPDGSVDYVSRMLAQRSDGLTPLHCAIEARSVEAIQRYDVPREVLFKLLTSGASDCSPDGSVFVPDGMNPLQAMLAGPGGDGSPVPGAVGVMRAMLDLLEGDPALVQCALSSMDGAGRSTLYTLASLVGSRGVSASDFVSMIDYLESRVNLRTLLEQKNMAEGVSVLDVTRGMEYDLYSWSFSLNDCVSRALNKQEGISKCRASRLMATGGAVVLASFFFFCVSGFAAVCSALYAVCSAGIKERRDGLIIFGIACFVFAFFTVILFLTFSHIAPGIQDAANRYAVIAGDPGVGIPEPAFNVGVSLDANREVRFRPENIEKTEARRFHLRRERDPLRVFSSSPSASSTPSALSVDLTSGLHTFQSRRLSRSCSYPGSVSEKPSVVPTPEDLPGTSVQASATETLPGEQDKGLGE, encoded by the coding sequence ATGATGTATACAGAGATATGTAAAGCAATCGAATGTGGGGATGTTGCTACTTTGAAGCTTCTCATTCAAGCAGCCGAAGTTGAAGGAGCGAGCGATACTGCAACAACAGAAGGTGAATCTCTCTGGTCCGCGGTTGATTCTGAAGGACGTAGTATTCTGCAACTTGCTGTAGAAGCTCGAAATGCAGAGGTGCTTAAATGCGTGACGGAGGGGCTATCCGGTAACTGCTTAGTGGCTTTGTGTGCTAAGAAGACAAATGCGGACTGTTCTCCTTTTCCCGAAAGCACCCCACTACACACTGCAATTGCACTTGGGGACCTGAAAATCCTGGGGTTGCTACTAGACAAAATATCAAATGCGCGTGGACAAGATGGTGAAGTACCATCTAGTAGTATAGCTGCGTGGCATACGGTTAATGCAAATGATCGTACACCTTTAGCCGCCGCATTGGCCTCCGGCAATATAGAGGTGGTGAGACTAGTCCTTAGAGCAATGAAAACTCTGGAGCGAAATATATGGAGATCGGATGGAACCCCTATTCCACTGATTTCCGGTATTGTTGGAATTGATGACATCAGAGTTAGGGGTGATAACGCGCTTAATATAGCTGTATCCACAGGTAATCCTGCGATAGTTAAGGCGCTGGTCGATGTTCTGACTCCTGAGGAGCTAGTACGTCTACTAACAAGGTGTAATTTAGTCGGTGACACTGCTCTTGACCAGGCCGCGCGGGAAGGAAATGCGGAGATTGTTAGGATTCTGCTCAAAAAGTTAGGTGCACTGTATAAAACGTGGATTCATACACCTTTCCAGGTTGTTGTAGAGTCCTGTGCGGAGAGTAAAGACGAGGAGACTAGAGAGAAAGTTCCAGATCACTTTTCAATGCGTCTTTTAGGGAACGCAATTTCGAGTGGTAACGCACAGGTTGTGAAGGAACTTTTAGGACCCCTGCCTGCCGAAGACCGGTATATGTGGCTGAGTCGTACCAGTTGGGGTTATTCTCTGGCTCCATTACATCTGGCATTCTCCTTGGGGGCACACGAATGCGTAGGAGTAATGCTTGACTCGCTTGTTTTTGGTCCTGATGGAAGTGTGGACTATGTGTCAAGAATGCTTGCTCAACGTTCTGATGGGCTTACACCGCTGCATTGCGCTATTGAGGCTAGGTCAGTTGAGGCAATACAAAGGTACGATGTACCAAGGGAGGTCCTGTTCAAGCTACTTACGAGTGGAGCTTCGGACTGTTCTCCTGATGGATCCGTTTTTGTGCCTGATGGTATGAATCCACTTCAAGCTATGCTTGCTGGTCCTGGTGGTGATGGGAGTCCTGTTCCTGGGGCAGTCGGTGTAATGAGAGCTATGCTGGATCTTTTAGAAGGGGATCCAGCTTTAGTTCAGTGTGCGCTTTCTTCAATGGATGGTGCAGGGCGCAGTACTCTGTACACTCTTGCAAGTCTTGTAGGCTCAAGGGGTGTTTCTGCCTCTGACTTTGTGTCCATGATCGACTATCTTGAAAGCAGAGTAAACCTCAGGACTTTACTCGAGCAAAAAAACATGGCGGAGGGTGTCTCCGTACTTGATGTTACTCGCGGTATGGAATACGACTTGTACAGTTGGAGTTTTAGTTTGAACGATTGTGTTTCCCGAGCGTTAAATAAACAAGAAGGAATTTCAAAGTGCCGGGCTTCTAGGTTAATGGCAACGGGTGGTGCTGTAGTATTGGCCAGTTTTTTCTTCTTCTGCGTGTCAGGGTTTGCTGCAGTATGTAGTGCTCTCTATGCTGTGTGTTCTGCAGGAATTAAGGAGAGAAGAGATGGATTGATTATATTTGGAATAGCATGTTTTGTATTTGCTTTCTTTACGGTTATACTTTTCCTCACTTTTTCTCATATAGCTCCTGGTATACAAGACGCAGCCAATCGGTATGCTGTGATAGCAGGTGATCCTGGAGTGGGAATCCCTGAACCAGCTTTCAACGTTGGGGTATCATTAGATGCAAATCGAGAAGTTCGATTCAGACCTGAAAATATCGAGAAGACAGAAGCAAGAAGGTTCCATCTTAGAAGAGAAAGAGATCCGCTTAGGGTCTTTTCTTCATCTCCTTCTGCTTCCTCTACTCCGAGTGCACTCTCTGTTGATTTGACCAGCGGTTTGCACACCTTCCAGTCACGTAGGCTGAGCCGTAGCTGTTCTTATCCTGGATCTGTCAGTGAAAAACCGTCTGTGGTACCTACGCCTGAGGACCTTCCTGGTACGAGTGTGCAAGCTTCGGCAACAGAGACGCTACCCGGTGAACAAGATAAAGGTCTTGGTGAGTAA
- the ribF gene encoding riboflavin biosynthesis protein RibF, translating into MRVYNTPELLPHPSVVTFGNFDGVHLGHLALLSALSSVSKLDALHRVVITFDPHPFCFLKSKKDFLITDQYTKSVLLSPYVDSLYFIKFDDDLRGLSPEEFLKFLSSFLNLKYLVNAENCRFGKFSSGSITEIEKYQELLSYEAVVIKPELNDSGNRYSSTLVRASIKNGDMLSARRLLGRYHSIRGIIRRDRGLASTIGFPTINIAIPEEIIKPKLGVYVVDVSIEGTVYSGIANIGKRPTTSDSGDVILEVHIFNFSDNVYGKDATVYLKAFLREEKHFPSVERLKEQILADIHTALSVNF; encoded by the coding sequence ATGCGGGTTTACAATACTCCTGAGCTGCTTCCCCACCCTTCAGTCGTTACCTTTGGTAACTTTGACGGAGTGCATTTAGGGCATCTGGCCTTGCTTTCTGCGCTGTCGAGTGTGAGTAAGTTAGATGCTTTACATAGGGTTGTCATAACTTTTGATCCTCATCCGTTCTGTTTTCTTAAGAGCAAAAAGGACTTCCTTATTACGGATCAGTACACTAAAAGTGTTCTCCTCTCTCCATATGTGGACTCTCTATATTTTATAAAGTTCGATGATGATCTTAGGGGGTTGTCTCCTGAGGAGTTTCTGAAGTTTTTGTCCTCTTTTTTGAATCTCAAATACCTTGTAAACGCCGAAAATTGCAGATTCGGAAAGTTTAGTTCCGGTAGCATAACTGAAATAGAAAAATATCAGGAATTACTTTCATATGAGGCTGTGGTCATAAAGCCTGAGCTTAACGATTCTGGCAATAGGTACTCCTCTACTCTAGTGCGGGCAAGCATTAAGAATGGTGATATGCTGAGTGCAAGGCGACTCTTGGGCCGATACCACAGTATACGTGGTATTATTCGGAGAGACAGGGGTCTTGCTAGTACTATCGGTTTTCCCACAATCAATATCGCAATTCCCGAGGAGATAATTAAGCCGAAACTTGGTGTATACGTGGTTGATGTTTCCATAGAAGGTACTGTGTATAGCGGTATAGCGAATATCGGTAAAAGACCCACCACCTCTGATAGTGGTGATGTTATCCTAGAAGTACACATTTTCAACTTCTCTGACAATGTATATGGTAAAGATGCAACAGTGTATCTAAAGGCTTTTCTACGAGAAGAAAAGCATTTTCCGTCCGTTGAAAGACTAAAAGAACAAATCCTAGCAGATATCCACACCGCTCTTTCTGTGAATTTCTAA
- a CDS encoding type I secretion system permease/ATPase, with product MIRSTDAAIEEKLKETILHKTLHKCKSVFWTLFWFSSGINVLALFLPLYTSQVLDRVLSSGSTSTLIALTVITLCAFACSSVLDASRAMITVKVGNWFDDTLTPGLLNNAIALISVRPGTSSSETMRDMQIIRGFLTGHGVFAFFDAPWSILYLIAIFLINFTLGIVAIIGIVTLIGIALLNDFATRNLARQSNEANVRNLNEIEIATRNSEVVEAMGMIEPIVEKWSKKNTLVRDVQTLALSRSYIIMAFTKAVRFTLQIAVIGIGAYLAISGYKTAGGIIAVSILMGRALAPFEIAISNWKNLSQAKTSYSRLQNMLITSPVRSQAMELPEPIGEIEFDRVIYTPLGGSKPTIKGISFTIPAGKVVGVVGSSAAGKSTIARLTVGVLKPIAGVVRLDGADTYTWERKHFGKHVGYLPQDIELFNATVKENISRFDPKMDPAEVVRAAKIAGVHEMILHLPNGYDTIIGAGGSVLSGGQRQRIGIARAFYGNVKLLVLDEPNANLDSNGEAHLAKALRYAREARITTLLMTHNFSLLSEVDWLMLVKEGTVAFLGEKDEIIKQLSIGNKEQGSESN from the coding sequence ATGATAAGAAGTACGGATGCGGCTATTGAAGAAAAACTCAAAGAGACCATACTCCATAAAACTTTACATAAGTGCAAATCCGTATTTTGGACCCTTTTTTGGTTCAGTTCAGGAATAAATGTGCTGGCACTGTTCTTACCGCTTTACACCTCACAAGTCCTTGATAGAGTACTCTCGAGTGGCAGTACTTCGACACTAATAGCACTTACAGTGATAACCCTATGTGCCTTCGCGTGCTCATCAGTTCTTGATGCTTCGCGAGCTATGATCACCGTAAAAGTTGGTAACTGGTTTGATGATACCCTAACACCAGGACTATTAAACAACGCAATTGCACTCATATCGGTTAGACCAGGAACATCAAGTAGCGAAACTATGCGGGACATGCAGATCATCCGCGGATTCCTTACTGGCCATGGAGTCTTTGCATTCTTTGATGCCCCATGGTCGATATTATACTTGATAGCAATATTCTTAATAAACTTTACCCTTGGTATTGTCGCTATCATAGGTATAGTCACACTCATCGGTATCGCACTCTTAAATGATTTTGCAACTAGAAATCTTGCCCGTCAGAGCAATGAAGCAAATGTGCGTAATTTGAATGAGATAGAAATAGCAACACGAAACTCCGAAGTAGTAGAAGCTATGGGCATGATAGAACCTATAGTCGAAAAATGGAGTAAAAAAAATACCCTAGTAAGGGATGTACAGACACTCGCTTTGAGTCGTTCATACATAATCATGGCATTCACAAAGGCGGTACGCTTTACGTTACAAATCGCCGTAATCGGAATCGGAGCTTACCTTGCTATTTCTGGATACAAGACAGCAGGAGGGATAATTGCCGTATCAATTCTAATGGGGAGGGCGTTAGCACCGTTTGAAATCGCTATCTCAAACTGGAAAAATTTATCGCAGGCAAAAACCTCATATAGTAGGCTACAAAATATGCTTATCACCTCCCCTGTAAGGTCTCAAGCCATGGAGCTTCCGGAACCCATCGGGGAAATAGAATTTGACAGAGTAATATACACTCCATTAGGTGGTTCTAAGCCAACAATCAAAGGAATTTCTTTCACCATCCCAGCTGGCAAAGTAGTGGGAGTCGTAGGCAGCAGTGCAGCTGGAAAGTCCACCATAGCAAGATTGACCGTCGGAGTTCTTAAACCAATAGCGGGAGTAGTGCGACTCGATGGTGCTGATACATACACCTGGGAGCGTAAGCACTTTGGTAAGCATGTGGGATACCTCCCACAGGATATAGAATTATTTAACGCCACAGTTAAAGAGAACATATCAAGATTTGATCCAAAAATGGACCCGGCAGAAGTCGTGAGAGCAGCGAAAATTGCCGGTGTCCATGAAATGATATTACACCTTCCAAATGGGTACGACACCATTATAGGTGCCGGTGGCTCAGTTTTATCCGGGGGACAACGTCAACGTATAGGAATAGCAAGAGCTTTTTACGGGAATGTAAAGCTTCTTGTACTAGATGAACCCAATGCAAATCTTGATTCAAATGGGGAGGCGCACTTAGCTAAAGCTCTACGCTACGCGAGAGAAGCAAGGATCACCACACTTCTGATGACCCACAACTTCTCTCTACTAAGCGAAGTTGACTGGCTTATGCTCGTAAAAGAAGGAACAGTCGCGTTCCTTGGAGAGAAGGACGAAATCATCAAACAACTCTCCATAGGAAATAAAGAACAGGGAAGCGAATCCAATTAA
- the purM gene encoding phosphoribosylformylglycinamidine cyclo-ligase encodes MKKTLSYKSSGVNIDTANSFVDFIKKNAEVDNHCVSAIGGFASLFSVGNLNYKDPVIAAATDGVGTKLLIANECNNHASIGIDLVAMCANDLICHGAKPLFFLDYYSTGKLELDVAQAVISGILVGCREASMSLVGGETAEMPGLYSAGEYDLAGFAVGIVEKEEILPQNVTKGDTLIGLKSSGFHANGFSLIRKTFSSLNIKYSTLFDDRTWGEILLTPTKIYVNSLFSLKKFIKAAAHITGGGLLENLKRVLPEDLKICIQPYEFPEIFKWLMLNGNIPQEEMLTTFNCGIGMVLVVAAQNAEFVCETLGEEALILGNLK; translated from the coding sequence ATGAAAAAAACTCTCTCTTACAAAAGCTCCGGTGTGAATATAGATACCGCAAACAGCTTTGTTGATTTTATTAAAAAAAACGCAGAAGTTGATAACCATTGCGTCTCCGCTATTGGTGGTTTTGCTTCTTTATTCTCCGTAGGCAATTTGAATTACAAGGACCCAGTCATTGCTGCGGCAACAGACGGTGTTGGAACTAAGTTATTGATAGCAAATGAGTGCAATAACCATGCTAGCATTGGTATAGACCTAGTGGCCATGTGCGCCAACGACCTGATCTGTCACGGGGCAAAACCGCTCTTTTTTCTTGATTATTACTCGACAGGAAAACTTGAGCTCGATGTAGCACAGGCAGTAATCTCGGGGATTCTGGTCGGGTGTAGAGAGGCTTCCATGTCGCTGGTAGGCGGAGAAACCGCTGAAATGCCCGGCCTATACAGTGCTGGCGAATACGATTTAGCAGGCTTCGCTGTTGGAATAGTCGAAAAGGAGGAAATCCTTCCACAAAATGTTACAAAAGGTGACACCCTTATTGGACTAAAATCATCAGGCTTTCATGCGAATGGATTTTCACTTATCCGCAAAACTTTCTCCAGCTTAAATATTAAGTACTCAACACTATTCGATGACAGAACCTGGGGTGAAATACTCCTAACTCCAACAAAGATATATGTGAATTCACTTTTTTCTTTGAAAAAATTCATAAAGGCGGCTGCACACATCACCGGTGGCGGACTATTAGAAAATCTTAAAAGGGTTCTGCCAGAAGACCTAAAAATCTGTATTCAACCTTATGAGTTTCCCGAAATCTTCAAGTGGCTCATGCTTAACGGTAATATTCCGCAAGAAGAAATGTTAACCACTTTCAACTGTGGTATAGGGATGGTTCTAGTTGTCGCAGCACAAAATGCAGAATTTGTTTGCGAGACACTAGGAGAAGAAGCTTTAATTCTCGGAAACCTTAAGTAG
- a CDS encoding cation:proton antiporter subunit C → MFTFYNYAVVVWLMVVGLYIIMASPRPIKKLIGLGLFQSSVLLLYISLAYIEGAATPLISPNVENYVNPLPHVLMLTAIVVGVATLALGLTLVILMNKTPKDSNTKTPSLD, encoded by the coding sequence ATGTTCACATTTTACAACTATGCAGTAGTGGTGTGGTTAATGGTAGTTGGGTTGTACATAATAATGGCAAGTCCCAGACCGATAAAAAAACTAATAGGTCTTGGGCTTTTTCAGTCATCTGTTTTGTTGCTTTATATATCTCTTGCGTATATTGAGGGGGCTGCGACTCCGCTGATTTCACCCAATGTAGAAAATTATGTTAATCCCTTACCTCATGTTTTGATGCTCACAGCAATCGTTGTTGGCGTTGCAACTTTAGCTTTGGGCCTAACGTTAGTTATACTGATGAACAAAACACCAAAGGACAGTAATACAAAAACGCCTAGCTTGGACTAA
- a CDS encoding queuosine precursor transporter gives MRVKHQVCVTLEQIFLDSIKYLEGLPSHTTSILEFLLCMMTILISFKFFGEKGIYAFSSCVFILANIQVLRQAQFFFQDTPVALGTISFSSIFLANNILTEYRGIKAAKTNVYLSFLLYTFFTLEIIITLSYNPKTDIHYSCMRKLFQNNATLLFSGVIGYLVSQLSDIYIFGALKQILPKRRFLWLRNIIGTGVSSLMDNIIFSTLAWYILTGEPVEMKSLVFTYILGTYWIRVLVALLGTPFLYFAKRLA, from the coding sequence ATGAGAGTAAAGCATCAAGTTTGCGTTACCTTGGAACAAATATTTCTGGATTCGATAAAATACTTAGAAGGTCTTCCGTCACACACAACCAGTATACTGGAGTTTCTTCTGTGTATGATGACGATACTTATAAGTTTTAAATTTTTTGGAGAAAAAGGAATTTATGCTTTCAGCAGTTGTGTTTTTATTCTTGCAAATATACAGGTCTTAAGACAGGCACAGTTTTTCTTTCAGGATACCCCGGTAGCACTTGGAACAATTTCTTTTTCGTCAATTTTCCTTGCTAACAACATTCTGACAGAGTATCGCGGAATCAAAGCGGCGAAGACCAATGTGTATTTGAGTTTTCTCTTATACACATTCTTCACCTTAGAAATAATAATCACACTAAGCTATAACCCTAAAACAGACATCCACTATTCATGCATGCGAAAGCTCTTTCAAAATAATGCTACGCTTCTATTTTCCGGAGTTATTGGGTATTTGGTCAGTCAGCTTTCCGATATTTATATCTTCGGTGCTCTAAAGCAGATTCTTCCAAAACGACGTTTTCTTTGGCTGCGCAACATAATAGGTACAGGAGTGTCCTCGTTGATGGACAACATAATATTCTCAACTCTTGCATGGTACATTCTTACAGGAGAGCCAGTCGAAATGAAGAGTTTAGTGTTCACGTACATACTAGGAACCTATTGGATAAGAGTATTAGTTGCATTATTAGGAACACCCTTTCTCTATTTCGCGAAGCGATTAGCATAG
- a CDS encoding helix-turn-helix domain-containing protein encodes MGRKEIMLKDIVRGDKISEEGEYVDVDRFSISDASQLSDVRSILVKRISQIIAYNNWSQKYAASLLKIDQPKVSQIKNFKTEGFSLERLLKFFILLGWKVDVRLTK; translated from the coding sequence TTGGGACGGAAAGAAATAATGTTAAAAGATATTGTTAGAGGCGATAAGATCTCAGAAGAGGGGGAGTACGTTGATGTAGACCGCTTCAGTATTTCGGATGCCAGTCAGCTTAGTGATGTGCGCAGTATCCTTGTGAAGAGGATTTCGCAGATCATTGCTTATAACAACTGGAGTCAGAAATATGCTGCCAGTCTTTTGAAGATCGATCAGCCGAAAGTTTCACAGATAAAGAACTTCAAAACAGAAGGTTTTTCCTTGGAGAGATTGCTCAAGTTTTTTATTCTTCTTGGTTGGAAGGTTGATGTTAGGTTGACGAAGTAA
- a CDS encoding enoyl-ACP reductase, producing the protein MLKGKLGVILGVANDRSIAYAIGKICRENGAELILTCPTDQFKKRLAPIAEEFGGSALVCCDVSQESQVEELFRFIEEKYGRLDFVVHSVAFSDKEELQGDYINTSLSNFLNSMHISCYSLTSVCRYALPLMKENGGSVLTLSYYGAEKVIPHYNVMGVCKAALEASVKYLAVDLGKHNIRINTISAGPIKTLASSAIGKFSYILKWNKHNAPIKRNTTKEDVAGAALYFLSDLSSGTTGSTLHVDCGYHVVGMRAVDLPSDIMTS; encoded by the coding sequence ATGCTAAAGGGAAAGTTGGGTGTAATATTAGGTGTTGCGAATGACCGTTCGATTGCATATGCAATAGGAAAGATTTGTAGAGAAAATGGGGCAGAGCTGATTCTTACATGTCCGACTGACCAATTCAAAAAACGTTTAGCTCCGATAGCTGAAGAATTTGGAGGTTCCGCACTTGTGTGTTGCGATGTTTCACAGGAAAGCCAGGTGGAAGAACTCTTTCGCTTTATTGAGGAGAAATATGGAAGGCTCGACTTTGTCGTACACTCCGTTGCTTTTTCGGATAAGGAGGAACTACAAGGTGATTATATAAATACTTCTCTTAGTAATTTTTTGAATTCAATGCATATTTCATGCTATTCCCTTACTTCAGTGTGTAGATATGCCTTGCCATTGATGAAGGAAAATGGTGGCAGTGTTCTGACTTTGTCGTACTACGGAGCCGAAAAAGTGATTCCTCACTATAACGTTATGGGTGTGTGTAAAGCTGCTTTGGAGGCGAGTGTCAAATACTTAGCTGTTGATCTTGGTAAGCACAACATAAGGATAAATACAATTTCTGCAGGACCGATTAAGACTCTCGCTTCGTCTGCAATTGGAAAATTTTCCTACATACTTAAGTGGAACAAGCATAACGCACCTATAAAGAGGAACACTACTAAAGAAGATGTTGCTGGTGCAGCCCTCTATTTTTTAAGTGATCTGAGCAGTGGGACCACAGGTAGTACACTGCATGTCGACTGTGGATATCATGTGGTGGGGATGAGAGCCGTCGATTTGCCATCGGATATCATGACTTCATGA
- a CDS encoding Na(+)/H(+) antiporter subunit B, translated as MIGDKVLKVLASGIIPLIILFAVYIQVHGEISPGGGFQAGVLLAASLITYSLVFGLDSLLHFLGPKTLIRQGAAGALIYLSTGLAPLLQNASFLQHSHIIKSLPLLSQEIGIFVLELGVGLTVFSSIFTIYMCFSLLLAKKTLNAD; from the coding sequence ATGATAGGTGATAAAGTATTAAAGGTCCTAGCTTCGGGGATTATCCCACTTATTATTTTGTTTGCCGTGTACATTCAAGTACATGGGGAGATTTCCCCTGGTGGAGGTTTCCAAGCCGGGGTATTGCTTGCGGCATCTTTGATAACGTACTCACTCGTATTTGGTCTTGATTCACTTCTTCATTTTCTTGGTCCAAAGACTCTAATCCGCCAAGGAGCAGCTGGTGCACTGATTTACTTATCAACAGGTTTAGCACCGTTACTTCAGAATGCATCATTTTTACAGCACTCTCATATAATTAAGAGTTTGCCCCTACTATCTCAAGAAATTGGTATTTTTGTTCTTGAGTTGGGCGTCGGACTTACTGTTTTTAGCTCGATATTCACTATATACATGTGCTTTTCACTCTTGCTGGCGAAAAAGACACTCAACGCCGACTAG
- a CDS encoding monovalent cation/H(+) antiporter subunit G, producing the protein MVELLGLLIALAGVIFMFSGTIGIIRFPCFFLKVHSASMTDSFGAPLILLGCALKFGFSVTTLKVLLLIPMVWVTSSLCSYLLCKSKLE; encoded by the coding sequence ATGGTTGAATTACTTGGGTTATTAATTGCCTTAGCAGGGGTTATCTTTATGTTCAGCGGAACTATTGGTATCATCCGTTTTCCCTGTTTTTTTTTGAAGGTCCATTCAGCAAGTATGACGGACTCTTTTGGTGCACCACTTATACTTCTCGGATGTGCGCTTAAATTTGGATTTTCAGTTACTACGCTAAAGGTTTTACTGCTCATTCCGATGGTATGGGTTACTTCCTCGCTTTGTTCATATCTCTTGTGTAAGTCCAAATTAGAATAA
- a CDS encoding RsmE family RNA methyltransferase, whose protein sequence is MRLTRLFLNVETIEKGTKICIDPKKQHYLFSVMRLQKEAQVIVFNGRSGEWIAKVDRNFLVPDIQIRPQTASYPYDIHLCFAVPKHKALKETVRQATELDVTTLRPIYSSRAENKNKDLEKLELWAIEAAQQCRRMSIPILLPPIALREVETYHENVFICDETLSDSVICDIPILSSYTIVIGPEGGFSHEELSLIDKRISLGRTILRCSTAATSAIAQVRSVYSHLTRTPK, encoded by the coding sequence ATGCGACTTACAAGGTTGTTTCTAAATGTTGAAACTATAGAGAAAGGTACAAAAATCTGTATAGATCCGAAAAAACAGCATTACCTATTCTCAGTGATGCGCTTACAAAAAGAAGCTCAGGTTATAGTGTTCAACGGCAGGAGTGGTGAGTGGATAGCAAAAGTCGACCGAAATTTTTTGGTACCTGATATACAAATTCGACCACAAACAGCAAGTTACCCGTATGATATTCACTTGTGCTTTGCAGTTCCAAAACACAAAGCGCTTAAGGAAACTGTTAGGCAGGCGACAGAGCTAGATGTCACAACACTACGGCCAATATACTCATCACGTGCAGAAAATAAGAACAAGGATCTCGAAAAACTCGAGCTTTGGGCAATCGAAGCGGCACAACAATGTCGCCGGATGAGTATACCCATTCTACTACCACCTATCGCACTAAGGGAAGTAGAAACATATCATGAAAACGTGTTCATTTGCGATGAAACACTTTCTGACTCTGTTATTTGCGATATTCCCATCTTAAGCTCTTACACTATAGTCATTGGGCCAGAAGGAGGATTCTCTCATGAAGAACTCTCCTTGATTGATAAAAGAATCTCGCTAGGCAGAACTATATTGCGTTGCAGCACCGCAGCAACCTCTGCAATAGCTCAGGTAAGGTCTGTGTATAGCCACCTCACGCGAACTCCTAAGTGA
- the rpoZ gene encoding DNA-directed RNA polymerase subunit omega, translated as MRDWRFFEDGNLSCSRFELVILASQRAYDLQSGSLPDVQHEEGDKSPVIALKELYSLDMDYEKLFHAAIRRIVHFSGSGYAGISSDSGPARPHARGLVEHIDHDLVEERDPEVFSDSEFSFAEDEGDE; from the coding sequence ATGCGGGATTGGCGTTTCTTTGAGGATGGGAATCTATCCTGTTCCAGATTTGAGCTGGTGATACTTGCGAGCCAGAGAGCCTATGATTTGCAAAGTGGTTCCTTGCCTGATGTCCAGCACGAAGAGGGTGATAAGAGCCCTGTGATTGCGCTAAAAGAACTGTACTCTCTAGACATGGATTATGAGAAGCTCTTCCATGCTGCCATAAGGAGAATAGTGCATTTTTCGGGTTCTGGTTACGCTGGTATCTCATCGGATTCGGGTCCAGCTAGACCTCATGCTAGAGGTCTCGTAGAACACATTGATCACGATCTTGTCGAAGAGCGTGATCCGGAAGTTTTCTCTGATTCTGAGTTTTCCTTTGCTGAAGATGAGGGGGATGAGTAG
- a CDS encoding DUF4040 domain-containing protein, with protein sequence MELVILRVTLLFLLFFVTTALAHVEDLLTEVIYLGLISFLLTLLYMTMNAADVAITENAVGSCISTIFVLWAGHLIGREGIHYSRNTLPALFASVMIGSILLYITADLPRYGSPTAAVNNEVYRYYLENTEPLFGFPNVITAVLAGFRGYDTLIETVVVFTAALSVFILLGFGKGNDR encoded by the coding sequence ATGGAACTCGTCATATTGAGGGTCACACTTCTGTTCCTTCTCTTTTTCGTTACAACGGCATTAGCACACGTCGAAGACCTATTAACAGAAGTTATCTATCTTGGTTTGATCAGCTTCTTACTCACTCTTTTGTACATGACAATGAATGCGGCAGACGTTGCAATTACTGAGAATGCCGTAGGAAGCTGTATCTCGACTATCTTCGTTTTGTGGGCTGGGCATTTAATCGGCAGAGAAGGTATCCACTATTCGAGGAACACCCTTCCGGCATTATTTGCGAGCGTTATGATTGGAAGCATCTTACTTTATATTACAGCAGATCTTCCTAGATATGGCTCACCCACTGCTGCTGTAAACAATGAAGTTTATCGATACTACTTGGAAAACACGGAACCGTTATTTGGTTTTCCAAATGTCATTACAGCAGTGCTAGCTGGTTTCAGAGGGTATGACACTTTGATAGAGACAGTTGTTGTTTTCACAGCGGCTTTATCAGTTTTTATTTTATTGGGCTTCGGTAAGGGAAATGATAGGTGA